Sequence from the Raphanus sativus cultivar WK10039 unplaced genomic scaffold, ASM80110v3 Scaffold0780, whole genome shotgun sequence genome:
TGTACAAGGTGAAAAAATGCCTCATAAGCTAATGTACAGTTTGCCGTAACACTACATGTACATGTCTTAAACGGAGAATTGGAGATGACATCCTTATTAACAGGCGCTCCCTGATTGGACACCACCTTAACGCAACATTGCATGTCCGGAACAGAAGATCAGAGAGAATTTCACTTATGCAGAATCATGGTGGCTAAGAAATTCAGTTATGCAAGGATAGACTTGCTCCACTGCCTGCAGAGAGAGATTAACAGAGAAATTTACTGAGATACAAAACAAGCACGCACAGAATATGGCATCGAACAAAGCTCCAACATGGTAGACGCAGAAATAAAACATACCAGTCGTCCTCCAACCAAATCATAGTGCGCGTAATGTGGTCCGTCTGGTTCTCCAAGTTCCTTATAAGTGACCAGGTTCTCAGGGAACAGCTTAGCAGTGTCTGCCATATTCACAAGCGATTGCAATGGTGAGAAAACATAATGCATTTTTGTGCATACTAATTAACTATGTACTGACTACTGAGTAGCTTAATATTTATTCTGGTATAAGTATCATGAACAGCTGAACCAGTATACATGCTACAGCCTCTCAAAGATCAAGCAATTTAGTAACAGCATTGTagaatttaaaaagaaatgcaTAATGGGGAAGAAGCACACGCATTGATTcatgtaaatattatatagCTGTCTATCTATGCACAAGTTCATATCAAAACATCATTTCAGTATACCTTCTACAGCTACAGGGGGACAGATCAGGTCCCGATCACCCGCAAGAGCTAAGACAGGGACACTGGTTCTGGAAAGATGATCCTTGTAGTAAAATTTACCACTACGATCGCGTAAGCCTCCCGCTCGAAAGGCTGTTGTCAGCTGTATAAGGAGTTTTGCTGGTATGGTACCTAAAGGTTACAAAATAGAGAAACCCCTTAATATCACAATAAGAGAAGCAAGAAATTGAGGAGGAAACTTGCACTTGCATAATCATCTCATGGCAATACATGATCCAGGCATCTAAAAGGTAACTCTTCGtctataaatttgttttctaCTTAAACCCATAATATAACACTAAAAACCCACATACTTAAATGGGGACAAGTATTTGTACTTACAGAAGTTATTCAAGACGAGCTTCTCTAACTGTTCAGGGTGCATCATATCCGTTGCTGATATCAAATCGTTAAGCCAAGATAAAACGTATGGAGGTCGCGACGAAAGAGGATAAGCTGCAGCCAAGAGAGCTCCCAAAGGAACAACTGGAACGCTCAGAGCTTGTGCAGGATCGGCCTGTATAAGAAGTATCTAATAAGTTTACCACAGAAGAACTTGGTGGCGCACCAACTCTTACAGAAAAACACAACGCAGGGAGATAAAGGTAAAATTTACGTACAAGAGGTATGAGCAATTTGAGGGCAGAATCTGAAGTTGTGTAATCTAGCGATGAAGCCAAAGTTGCCACAGCTGCCAGGCAAGGTTCCCTACCCTCAAAAGCTAACGAAATGGAATAGAAAGAAATGAGTAACAGCCTAAACCTATGAGCCTCCGTTTTCAGGAAAATGAATATTAACTTACCACAACGTGACAGCATTGCATAGAGTAAGATACCTCCCATTGAGTGCCCAATTGCCAAAAGCTTACCGTCCTTTGGCTTGCATTGCGCTCTTACATACTCAATCTATGACAAACCAAAAAGGAACACCCAGTTCAGTGACAGATCCGGACACAACAATGTAAAACACTAAGCAAGATCAATGTCTCCCCTCACCGCAGCAGGGACATCCTCTTCCAGGTAGTTATCAAAATCCCAATCATATTTAACGATCAAATCAAGCTGCTTCTGAAAATCCTCAATGGTGGAAGTGAGACGCTCTTGCAGATCAATCAGCTGAGGCGAGACAGACCTCTGACCATCGTCGAGAAGATTCACAAGGCGCTGAGTCAACTCTCTGATTTGGTTACCAAGCCCTGAGTTTTGCCTCGACTCGATCAAACTCAAAAGCTTAGATCTTATCTCACTAAAGCGTTCGTACAGCCGAGAATCTTCTAAAAGCATAGCAATTCTATCAAACAACTTAGCAGACATGAACACTGACTGACCTTCGCTGAGAAACCCACTAAGTCTCTCCGACAAACGCATAAAGGTTGCAGTTAACCTCGCCACGATCTTTGACTCGTCCCAAGCAGAGGCGGCTTCACCAAAAACATCTGGTGCTGGTGCTCCGTCCGCAATATCAGCAGCTTTAGCTTCTCTAGCCGCAGCTTCGGCAGTAGACTGTATCTGATGAGACAGCTCGTGAGCAGAGTCTTGAACGTCTTTGAGATCAGATACTCTAGTACTCAGCCCGGCTCCACGAACCTCAAGAATCCACGTCTCGTATCCTTCACCAGACATGTGTCTTGCAAAAGAGCACTACAGTTACATCAAACCATGTTAGAAAAGCGTGAAAGCAAAGACTTTAATGAGCTCAAGTGGACTGGAGAATGTAACAAAAACCACGTCGTTTTAGCGTAAATGTAGAACCTTTTATGTATGAAACAGATTCAGATTTACAAAAAGGAATGTGAGATGAAGGCAAAACATACACCGGGAGATAGATCATATCCAATTGCATTGGTTCCTACTCCAGATAACAGCAAGAGCGGATGATTCCTCGTCGGAGCCtgaaaaggagagagagagttcttcttagtcacaaaagataaaaataaactcagtgttctaaaaattgCGGCAAATCGAGTATAAACAGAAACAATTCAAACCGAAATCGATAATTAATCTATATAAGGCGCCTAACCATAACCACCGCCTAGCTATGATCTAAACTTGTAGAGGCATTGATAGATAGAGAGAGGCGGTTAGAAACCTGAGGGGAAGGGAAGTAGCGCCAGAGAGCGAGGCGCCAATCGCTGTTCGGAACGGTGACGTAATGAAGCTCGTCGGCGGTGCAGAGAGGAGGTTTCGTTGGGAGTTTAACTGAtgaggaggaagagaaggctCTCGGTCGGAGAAGTTTCGTCGTTCGGTGACGACGTGACGAAGGAGTTGCGGTTGCGGTGGTGATTGGGCGGAGGAAGTAGACGGTGGAGGAAGCCGCCGCCCGACGTAGAGCAGAGCGGATCTCCAAGGGGAATTGGGGAGGGATCGTCGCCATCGAATCTGATTTGAAAATGGTGTCTCGGCTTCTTTTGGTATGTTTTTAAGGATCCTCTCTCACACCTCCGGTACACGTGGAGAGACGACCGGTGATGATCGATGAAGATGTTGACCGTAAACTATTGGGCTTTAGGCTTTTTAGTATTCTAAACTAGCTGGGCCGTAAAGTCCATCAGAGACCAGGTCGTAAACAACAAATGAATGAATCTAGTAGAAGACTGACTGACTCGAACAACACAAAACTGTAGGgttccacctcctcctcctccttcgaGTCTAGATCCTCTTCCCTCTCAGTTAGGTATCAACAGTCCCcgtttctttttaattcaattGATTCTCTTTTGTGTCTGATGTTATCGACCCACAAAACAAtcggttctgttttttttttctttctgacaTTAAATCTAATCTCCGTCTTGCAGTTTACAGCTTTCCGACAGACTCTACGACATGTAAGTTTATTCCTACAAATTCAGCGCCATTCTTTGATTTTTCTAATTACCAATCTCCAAATCATGTTGATGGATCTCATGTAGGTGTCTGAATCTCTAGACTTGGGTTCTATCGGTGTCTAGTGATCGATCGGTCCACACGATGATATAGGTCCTTTAGATTTATCCATCTTCGTCTTAGCTGATTGAGATGTTGCTTAGTATAATCCGTAGATATTCAACGTGCCAACATCTCGTTGATTGTTTCTTTTTGCAAGTCTCAATCGTGTATGCTGCCATCACACATTGCCTTGATATGGATGTGGAGGATGTGAcggttttctttcttcttccttcgtTTTTGGTAATTTCAGGGCAGAAGATGAAGTTGTTGATCCAAAGAAGTACCTTGAGGAATCTTGCAATCCAAAATGTGTCAAGCCACTAATCGAATATCAGGTAATAAATTGATGGGGAGATTGTTTGAAGGGACATTGCCTtgtatgtgaagataattgtttGCTGATACACAAgccttttttttgtgtgtggcTGTCAGGCGTGTGTGAAGAGAATCCAAGGTGATGACTCTGGCCAAAAGCATTGCACTGGGCAGTACTTCGACTACTGGCAGTGCATTGACAAATGTGTAAGTTTCTGTTGAATTGTGGCTTAGCTCTTCACATGTATATCCCTTTTACAATTTGATACTGAGATGAAATTGGATTTTGTAAATCTTCAGGTTGCACCCAAGCTATTTACAAAACTGAAATGAAACAAGGCGAAGCTGGAGTTGACATTGTCTGAGTTGAAGGGAATGTATAAAACGCAGTGGatattgaacttttttttttcaactgcaACCCTGAATAATGCAAAATGGCTCTGCTTCtcgtttttattatatttttttgctcAAGACATTGTTTATTGTTGCTTCTTTTGAAGTAATGGCATGCATAATAAGTAATAACAAGAATTTGTTACATCTTATACATTTTCTCCAGTTTTAACCGATCTTAGGAAATGATTTGCATTATCTGAATAATTCGAAGGATTGGAGTCATTATTAAGCAAGATTTCAGTTTCATTCAAGAACTATGCAAAAGAGTTATTCATCAAGTATTAACAAGGAAAAACAGTGCAAAGGACATTAAAATCACAGTTAAAATTCTAATAAGGTTGATGAATGAAAATGCAGTTTTCTTCAAATACACAGAGATTCATCACCATGGTAACACTGGTTAATCATTAAGATGAATGATGTGGGTGACATCTGACAATCAACACAGTACTATTATTCATCTTTAAGGTATTACAAAAATCTGTGTTTGATTTTGGTAGCAAAAGAATCATATGATGATGACACAGTATATAAGTTACTACAacatacaaataaatttatctGTCAAAAGTTTTTGAGCATCTTGTCATCTGAGACTCCATCAGCTACAAGCATCGCGGTTATCTCCTGCAAAgacaacaaatcaaaacaacgaTAAAGATAAGACATTTCCTGAATAGCATTCTAGGTTCCCAGCAACAAAAAAGAGTGCATACCTCAGCCATTTGTCTCTGTCCGCATAGCACCACTCCTGTGGCCTCAGGTTTTGAAACTTGTTTAGCCCTTGCAAAAGCAGCCTATGTACAACACATGACGTATGTATTAAGTTTGATCCACCTTGAGCTAAGTATTTAGATTGATGTTTCTCAATATTTTACCTGGACATATCCGGTTTCCCCTGTCCACCCATCATCTGGCTGTGATAATACAGGCACAACTTTGACACCCGATGATTCCCAC
This genomic interval carries:
- the LOC108819683 gene encoding uncharacterized protein LOC108819683 isoform X1; the protein is MATIPPQFPLEIRSALRRAAASSTVYFLRPITTATATPSSRRHRTTKLLRPRAFSSSSSVKLPTKPPLCTADELHYVTVPNSDWRLALWRYFPSPQAPTRNHPLLLLSGVGTNAIGYDLSPGCSFARHMSGEGYETWILEVRGAGLSTRVSDLKDVQDSAHELSHQIQSTAEAAAREAKAADIADGAPAPDVFGEAASAWDESKIVARLTATFMRLSERLSGFLSEGQSVFMSAKLFDRIAMLLEDSRLYERFSEIRSKLLSLIESRQNSGLGNQIRELTQRLVNLLDDGQRSVSPQLIDLQERLTSTIEDFQKQLDLIVKYDWDFDNYLEEDVPAAIEYVRAQCKPKDGKLLAIGHSMGGILLYAMLSRCAFEGREPCLAAVATLASSLDYTTSDSALKLLIPLADPAQALSVPVVPLGALLAAAYPLSSRPPYVLSWLNDLISATDMMHPEQLEKLVLNNFCTIPAKLLIQLTTAFRAGGLRDRSGKFYYKDHLSRTSVPVLALAGDRDLICPPVAVEDTAKLFPENLVTYKELGEPDGPHYAHYDLVGGRLAVEQVYPCITEFLSHHDSA
- the LOC108819683 gene encoding uncharacterized protein LOC108819683 isoform X2, which codes for MATIPPQFPLEIRSALRRAAASSTVYFLRPITTATATPSSRRHRTTKLLRPRAFSSSSSVKLPTKPPLCTADELHYVTVPNSDWRLALWRYFPSPQAPTRNHPLLLLSGVGTNAIGYDLSPGCSFARHMSGEGYETWILEVRGAGLSTRVSDLKDVQDSAHELSHQIQSTAEAAAREAKAADIADGAPAPDVFGEAASAWDESKIVARLTATFMRLSERLSGFLSEGLGNQIRELTQRLVNLLDDGQRSVSPQLIDLQERLTSTIEDFQKQLDLIVKYDWDFDNYLEEDVPAAIEYVRAQCKPKDGKLLAIGHSMGGILLYAMLSRCAFEGREPCLAAVATLASSLDYTTSDSALKLLIPLADPAQALSVPVVPLGALLAAAYPLSSRPPYVLSWLNDLISATDMMHPEQLEKLVLNNFCTIPAKLLIQLTTAFRAGGLRDRSGKFYYKDHLSRTSVPVLALAGDRDLICPPVAVEDTAKLFPENLVTYKELGEPDGPHYAHYDLVGGRLAVEQVYPCITEFLSHHDSA